GATCTTCGGCATCATCTGCAGGTACTGGTAGGCGAGCAGCGACTGGTCCGGGCGTCCGTCGTGGATCGCCTGGAAGACCGTCTGGATCGCCTGTCCCTCACCCTGCGCGCGCAGGATCTGAGACTCCCGCTCCGCCTGGGCCCGGAGGATCTGAGACTCCCGGTCACCCTCGGCGGAGAGGATCGCGGCCTGCTTGGAGCCCTCCGCGGTGAGGATCGCGGACTGCCGCTCACCCTCGGCGGTGAGGATCGCGGCCCGCTTGTCGCGGTCGGCGCGCATCTGCTTCTCCATCGAGTCCTTGATGGACGGCGGCGGGTCGATCCCCTTGATCTCCACCCGGCCGACCCGGATGCCCCAGCGCCCGGTGGCCTCGTCCAGGACGCCGCGCAGACCGGAGTTGATCTGCTCGCGGCTGGTCAGCGTCTCCTCGAGGTCCATGCCACCCACGATGTTGCGCAGGGTGGTCATGGTCAGCTGCTCGACCGCCTGGATGTAGTTGGCGATCTCGTAGGTCGCGGCGACCGGGTCGGTGACCTGGAAGTAGATGACCGTGTCGATCGAGACCACCAGGTTGTCCTCGGTGATCACCGGCTGCGGCGGGAAGCTGACGACCTGCTCACGCAGGTCGATCAGGTAGCGCACCCGGTCGATGAACGGCACGACGATGTTGAGGCCAGCGGGCAGCGTCTGCTTGTACTTGCCGAAGCGTTCCACGATGCCGGCGCGGGCCTGCGGCACGATGCGTACCGTCTTGGCCAGCACCACGACGACGAAGACCACCAGCAGTGCGAGCAGGACGAAGAAGAACTCCATCGGCCCTCCGTTCCGAAGTAGGAGTTGTGCGGGTCAGGGTTCGAGCTGGGCGATCGGGTGGACCAGGGCGGTCGCACCGCGGATCTCGAGCACCTCCACCGTGGCGCCTGCCGGGATGGTGAGGGTGTCGTCGTACGGCAACGCGGACCAGATCTCGCCGTCGAGCCGGATCCGGCCGACCAGGGTCCCCGTGATGTCCTCGGTGACCAGCGCCTGCTTTCCGACCAGCCGGGTGTGGCCGAGCCGGAGCTCGGGCCCGCCGTGCAGGCGGCCGACCAGTGAGGGGCGGAGCAGGAGCAGGGCCGCCATCGAGGTGGCTGCAGCGGCGACCACCTGGATCCCCACGTGGAGATCCAGCATGGCGGCGAGCATCCCCACCACCGCGCCGGCGGCCAGCATGATCAGGACGAGGTCGAGACTGAACATCTCAGCGACCCCGAGAAGCACGGCTACGCCCAGCCACGTCTCCCAGGCATGCTCGCGGAACCAGTCCATGCGGCAACCCTATCTGCTGACGTGAGGGTCCTCACGCCATACCGGCAGGGAGGCTCAGCCGGCCCGACGGGCGGGACGACGCCGGGCGGCGTAGCGCCCGTCCTCGGCGCGCAGCAGCAGGGGCATGCCGTACGTCTCGGAGAGGGCCTCCTCGGTGACCACCCGGTCCAGCGGTCCCTGCGCGACGACCCGGCCCTGCCGGAGCATCAGCGCGTGGGTGAACCCGGGAGGGATCTCCTCCACGTGGTGCGAGACCAGCACGGTGGCCGGCGAGTCGGGGTCCAGCGCCAGCGCCGACAGGGTGGAGACGAGGTCCTCCCGGCCACCGAGGTCCAGGCCGGCGGCCGGCTCGTCGAAGAGCAGCAGCTCGGGATCGGTCATCAGTGCCCGGGCGATCTGCACCCGCTTGCGCTCACCCTCGCTGAGGGTGCCGAAGGTGCGCTGGGTCAGGTGCCGGGCCCCGACCTCGGCGAGCAGCATCTCGGCGCGGTCGTGGTCCAAGGTCTCATAGACCTCGCGCCAGCGGCCGAGCACCCCGTAGGAGGCCGAGACCACCACGTCGTGCACGCGCTCGTCGCGCGGGATCCGGTCCGCCAGCGCCGCGCTGGTCAGCCCGATCCTGGTGCGCAGCTCGAACACGTCGACCGTGCCGAGCACCTCCTCGAGGATCCCGGCGACGCCACCCGAGGGATGCATCTGGGCGGCCGCCACCTGCAGCAGCGTCGTCTTGCCGGCCCCGTTGGGCCCCAGGACGACCCAGCGCTCGTCCTCCTCGACCGACCAGGTCACGCTGTCCAGCAGGGTGGCCGTTCCTCGTCGCACGGTGACGTCTGCGAACTCCAGCACGGCGACCATGGTCCTCACCCTATCCAGACCTGCCCGGGCCGACGCGGACCCGGTGCCGGGTAGCCTCCGAGGCGTGAGCACCGTCCTGCCCGACGCCGCCCTCCTCGCCTGGTGGGGCACGGCGTGGCTGCGCGGCCACGTGCTGGCCGACCACCTCCTCGACGCACTCGAGTCGACCGGGTCCGTGCACACCGCGCGTCCCGGCCCCGAGCCGGTCGGCGACCTTCCGGGCACCGGAGTCCTCGACCTGCTGCGGACCCTGCGTGACGCCGGCGCCGACCACCTCGCGCTGGCCCTCCCGGTCGACGGGGACCCGCTGGGCCTCGGCGGGCCCCCCGGGTTCAACTTCGCCGCGCTCGAGGCAGGCCAGGCGGTCCTGGCGCCCGAGGCCGGTCTGGGCGCGGTGCCCGAGGTCGTCGGCGCGGGCACCACCTGGGTGCTGAGGCCCGCGTCGCGGGCCGCCGTGCCGGACGTCGGCGAGGCCGACCGCGGACTGCGCGCCGCTGTGCCGGAGACCGCCCAGGCCCTCGCCCAGCTGGACGTCGCGCGCTGGCGTCCGGAGGTCGCCGACGCGATCATGGACCTGCACCACGTCCCGGACCTCGATGCACCGCCCGGGACCCCGGCCCGTTGCGTGGCCCTGGCCGCCCGGTCCCTGCAGTGCTGGGCGATCACCGAGCTCGCGGCCCAGGACCACGGAGCCGCCGTCACGGCCTCGGAGATGGCCCGGCGGGAGGCGGCGCTGCAGCCCCTCGAGCGGGCCGCGCGACGAGGGCTGGTGGCGGCGTGCTCGCCCCAGGTGTGGCCCGCGGGCTGATCCCCTCGTGGGGCGGCCCGCCCGCGCGCAGTAATCTCGGGCTTGCCATGGACCCCGAAGCCCCGAAGACCCTGCTCATCACCTTGACCGGCAAGGACCGACCGGGCGTCACCGCGGCCGTCTTCGACCGGCTCGCCCAGGCGGGCGTCGAGGTGCTCGACATCGAGCAGATCGTGCTGCGCAGGCGGCTCGTGCTCGGCGTGCTGGTCACCGCGCCGCACGACTGGAAGCGGCTGAGTGCCCAGGTCGAGCGCGCCGCCGACGAGCTGCAGATGCAGGTCGAGGTCGAGCGCGGGGTCGGCGACAACCGGGTCCGTGCGACGGGACGCAGCCACGTCACGGTGATCGGCTCCCCGCTGCGCGCCAGCGCGATGGCCGCCATCGCCGGCCGGATCGCCGACAGCGGAGCCAACATCGACCGGATGGAGCGGATGGCGCGCTACCCCGTCACCGCGATCGACCTGCACGTCTCGGGGATCGCACCCGAACGGCTGCGGGTGATGCTCGCCAAGGAGGCGGCGAGCCAGGGGGTCGACGTCGCCGTCCAGCCCGCCAACCTGCTGCGCCGGGGCATGCGCCTGATCGTGATGGACGTCGACTCGACGCTGGTCCAGGGCGAGGTGATCGAGATGCTCGCGGCCCACGCCGGCGTGGAGGCCGAGGTCGCCCGGGTGACCGAGGCGGCGATGCGCGGCGAGCTGGACTTCGCCGAGTCGTTGCACCACCGGGTGGCGCTGCTCGCCGGGGTGCCCGCCAGCGCACTGGACGAGGTCTACCGCGACCTCGTGCTCGCGCCGGGTGCTCGGACCATGGTGCGCACCCTGCGTCGTCTCGGCTACCGGTTCGCGCTCGTGTCCGGCGGCTTCAGCCAGATCACCGACCGGCTCGCCCGCGACCTGCACATCGACTTCGCCCGGGCCAACGAGCTGGAGATCGTCGACGGGGTGCTGACGGGACGGATCGTCGGCCCGGTCGTCGACCGAGCGGGCAAGGCCACGGCGCTGCGCGAGTTCGCCGCTGCCTGCGGGGTCTCGGAGGAGGCGGTGATCGCCATCGGCGACGGGGCCAACGACCTCGACATGCTGAACGCCGCCGGCCTGGGCATCGCCTACAACGCCAAGCCGATGGTGCGCGACGCCGCCGACACCGCGGTCAACGTGCCCTACCTGGACGCGATCGTCTACCTGCTCGGCATCTCCCGCGAGGAGGTCGAGGCGGCCGACGCCGCCGCCGGGATCGTCACGCCGGCCCCACCCGTCTGAGCCTGCTCGCTCACTCGTCGGGAGGCAGCGACCGGCGGCCCACCACGCAGGTGGCGTCCAGGTCGTCGTCCAGGACGACGTCGGGGATGAAGCCGCGCCACACCATCCGCGCCGCGGTCTGCTCGGCCTCGGAGCGGCTCGCCTCCACCACCACCACGCCGGTCGGGGAGAGCAGCTCCACGGCGGCCGCGACCACCCGGTCCTGCACCCTGGTCCCGTCCGGTCCCCCGTCCAGGGCGAGCACGGGCTCGTGCAGCCGGGCCTCCGCGGGCATCAGACCGAGCTGGCGGGTGGGCACGTACGGCGCGTTCGCGACCACCACGTCGACCCGGCCCCACAGCTGCTCCGGCACCCCCGAGGCGATGTCGCCGGTGACCACCTGACCGCCGTAGCGCTCCAGGTTCTCCCGGGCGCAGTCGACCGCGGCCCGGTCCAGGTCCGAGGCCAGCACGGAGGCGTCCGCCCTGCCGGCCGCCACGGCCGTGGCCAGCGCCGCGGAGCCGCAGCAGAGCTCGACCAGGAGGCCGTGCCGGGGCAGGTGTGCCAGCGCCTGCTCCAGGAGCAGCTCGGTGCGCCGGCGGGGCACGAAGACCCCGGGATGTACGGCGACCCGGAGCCCGGCGAACTCGGCCCAGCCCAGGATGTGCTCCAGCGGCTCGCCGTGGACCCGGTCCTGGATCGCCAGCTCGAGCTCGTCGCCGTCCAGCTCGGCCAGCAGGAGGTCGGCCTCCTCCTCGGCGAACACCGAGCCCGCCGAGCGCAGCCTGGCCGCGACCTCGGCGCGGGCGCCCGCGTCAGCGACGTCCGCCACGGAACCCGACCACCCGGGCACCGGCCACGTCGAGGTCGGCCCACGTCGTGCCGACCGTCATCAGCACGGCCGTCGCCGGGGGGAAGCCCAGCGCCATCTGCCGCACCAGCTCCGGGTCCCCTGCACCGTCGGAGAGGAGCTGGGCCAGGTAGGCCACGGTCGGGTTGTGCCCCAGCACGAGCAGCGCGCGGGCCTGCTCCGGCACGGCGCGGACCAGGTCGAGCGTGGCGTCCGGGCCCGCGGCGTAGAGGCTGTCGTCGGGGTCGACGGAGATCGACCAGCCGGCCGCCTCGGACGCGGCCGCCCAGCTCTCACGCGTCCGGGTGGCCCCGGAGACCAGGGCATGGTCGGGCGCGAAGCCCTGGCTCGCCAGCCACACGCCGGTGTCCGTCGCCTCGTGCCGGCCCCGTGGCGTCAGCGCACGGGCCACGTCGGTGGCGCCGGTCGGCTCCGCGGTGGCATGACGCATCAGCACGAGCGTCCGCAGGTCGGTGGTCACTCTCCCACCCTCTCAGTCCGGTGCGTCCCACGCCAACGCCGCGACGGCCCGGCCCGTCGCGGCCTCACAACCCCATGGCGTGGAAGCCCCCGTCCACGTGCACGATCTCTCCGGTGGTCGCCGGGAAGAAGTCCGAGAGCAGTGCCACCACCGCACGAGCAGTGGGTTCCTGGTCGCTCTCGTCCCAGCCGAGCGGCGCCCGGTCCTTCCACGCGGTCTCGAGACCTTCGAAGCCCGGGATCGCCTTCGCGGCCAGGGTCTTCAGCGGGCCCGCCGCGACCAGGTTGCACCGGATCCCCTCGGCGCCCAGGTCCCGCGCGAGGTAGCGCGAGGTGGACTCCAGCGCCGCCTTGGCCACCCCCATCCAGTCATAGGCGGGCCACGCGGTGGACGCGTCGAAGGTGAGCCCCACCAGCGAGGAGCCCCGGGTCATCAGAGGGGCCGTGGCGACGGCCAGCGCCTTGAGCGAGTACGCCGAGACCTGCACCGCCTGGGACACGTCGTCCCACGGGCCCTCGAGGAAGCGACCTCCCAGCAGGGTCTCCGGGTTGCCGTACGCGATCGAGTGCACGACGCCGTCCAGCCCGTCGACGTGCTCGCGCACCTGGTCGGCGAGGCCGGCGAGGTGCTCGGGGTCGGTGACGTCCAGCTCCAGCACCGGCGGCGTGACCGGAAGTCGCTTGGCGATCCGCCGGGTGATGCCCAGCGCACGCCCGAAGTTGGAGATCAGCACCGTGGCGCCCTGCTCCTGCGCGACCCGTGCGGTCGCGAACCCGATCGAGCTCTCCATGGTCACGCCTGCGACCAGGATCCGCTTGCCCTCCAAGATGCCCATCCAGCTCCCTTTCCTCGTCGTGCGGGTCGTGTTGCGGTACGTGCGCGCTCTAGTGGCCCATGCCGAGTCCGCCGTCGACCGGGATCACCGCGCCGGTCACGTACGCGGCGCCGGGCGAGACCAGCCAGGCCACCGCGGAGGCCACCTCCTCCGGGGTGGCGTAGCGCCCCAGCGGGACCTGCGCCCGGATCGCCTCGCGCTGCTCGTCGGTCAGCACCGCGGTCATGTCGGTCTCCACGAAGCCCGGGGCCACCACGTTGGCGGTGATGCCCCGGCTCCCCAGCTCGCGAGCCAGCGAGCGGGCCAGGCCGACCAGACCGGCCTTCGACGCGGCGTAGTTGGCCTGACCGGCGGACCCGAGCAGGCCGACGACGGAGGAGACCAGCACGATCCGCCCGCGCCGCATCCGGAGCATCCCGCGGGCGGCCCGCTTGGCCAGGCGGAACGAGCCGGTCAGGTTGGTGTCGATCACCGAGGACCAGTCGTCCTCGCTCATCCTCAGCAGCAGGGTGTCGGCGGTGATGCCCGCGTTGGCCACCAGGACCTCCACCGGTCCGTGGGCCCGCTCGATCTCCAGGAAGGCGGCCTCGACCGCTTCGGGGTCGGTGATGTCGCACCGCAGGTCGAGCGCGCCCTGGGGACCTCCGCCGGAGCGCGAGGTCACCGCGACGCGGTCACCGCGGGCCAGCAGCTCCTCGGCCACGGCGCGGCCGATGCCGCGGTTGCCCCCGGTGACCAGGACGGACCTGGGCGCCGCCGGCGCAGGGTCGGGCTGACGGGACTCGTGGCTCTGATCTGTCACGAGGCCCGACGCTAGTGATTACCGTGCGGTACGCGAAAAAGGTGTGCCGGCCCTACTCGTCCTCGAGCCGGAAGCCGATCTTCAGGCCCACCTGGAAGTGCTCGACCTCACCGTCCTTGGCCTGGCCGCGGACCTGGGTCACCTCGAACCAGTCGATGTGACGCAGGGTCTTGCCGGCCCGCTCGATGCCGTTGCGGATGGCGGCGTCGATCCCCTCGGGAGAGGTTCCGACGATCTCGGTGACGCGATACGTACGATTCGACATGGACAGACTCTAGCCCCGGGCTCGGGTGAGCGGCGCCCACGTACGATTGCTGCCATGGCCACGCGCAAGAAGCCCTCGGGCCAGGACGCCGTCCGGATCACCACGGCGGCGTCGAGTCGCGAGGCCGACATCGCCGCCCGGCAGCTCCGGTACCTGCTGTCCATGGCGGTCCGGGTCGTCTGCTTCATCGCGGCCGTCGCGGTCGGGCCGGGCTGGCTCCGCTGGGTGCTGGTGGCCGCGGCCGTCCTGCTCCCCTACGTGGCCGTGGTCCTGGCGAATGCCACCGACACCCGCGACGACACCTTCTCGCTGCGCGACGCCCCTGCCCAGCACGAGCTCCCCCCGGGGGCCGCCGGTCCGGCGGTCCCTCCCGCCCAGGGCGACACCCAGACCCCGGACGACACCCAGAACGGAGGGCCTTCGGCGTGACCGAGCCCGACACCTGTTCCGCCAAGAGCTGCACCGCTCCCGCGGCCTGGGCGCTGCAGTGGAACAACCCGCGGCTGCACACCCCGGACCGGCGCAAGGTCTGGCTGGCGTGCGAGGAGCACCGCACCAGCCTGTCGGAGTTCCTGGCCGCCCGGTCCTTCCTGCGCGACGTCGTACCGCACGCGCCGGCACCGGAGGCGACGTCGGGAACGGCGTCCGGCGAGGCCGACCCGCAGCCCGGCGGCCGGGGCGTCTGAGGGCCGTCAGCCGCCGATCGCGGACATCGGCC
The window above is part of the Nocardioides campestrisoli genome. Proteins encoded here:
- the serB gene encoding phosphoserine phosphatase SerB, translated to MDPEAPKTLLITLTGKDRPGVTAAVFDRLAQAGVEVLDIEQIVLRRRLVLGVLVTAPHDWKRLSAQVERAADELQMQVEVERGVGDNRVRATGRSHVTVIGSPLRASAMAAIAGRIADSGANIDRMERMARYPVTAIDLHVSGIAPERLRVMLAKEAASQGVDVAVQPANLLRRGMRLIVMDVDSTLVQGEVIEMLAAHAGVEAEVARVTEAAMRGELDFAESLHHRVALLAGVPASALDEVYRDLVLAPGARTMVRTLRRLGYRFALVSGGFSQITDRLARDLHIDFARANELEIVDGVLTGRIVGPVVDRAGKATALREFAAACGVSEEAVIAIGDGANDLDMLNAAGLGIAYNAKPMVRDAADTAVNVPYLDAIVYLLGISREEVEAADAAAGIVTPAPPV
- the fabG gene encoding 3-oxoacyl-ACP reductase FabG; the protein is MTDQSHESRQPDPAPAAPRSVLVTGGNRGIGRAVAEELLARGDRVAVTSRSGGGPQGALDLRCDITDPEAVEAAFLEIERAHGPVEVLVANAGITADTLLLRMSEDDWSSVIDTNLTGSFRLAKRAARGMLRMRRGRIVLVSSVVGLLGSAGQANYAASKAGLVGLARSLARELGSRGITANVVAPGFVETDMTAVLTDEQREAIRAQVPLGRYATPEEVASAVAWLVSPGAAYVTGAVIPVDGGLGMGH
- a CDS encoding DUF3099 domain-containing protein — protein: MATRKKPSGQDAVRITTAASSREADIAARQLRYLLSMAVRVVCFIAAVAVGPGWLRWVLVAAAVLLPYVAVVLANATDTRDDTFSLRDAPAQHELPPGAAGPAVPPAQGDTQTPDDTQNGGPSA
- a CDS encoding SixA phosphatase family protein — protein: MTTDLRTLVLMRHATAEPTGATDVARALTPRGRHEATDTGVWLASQGFAPDHALVSGATRTRESWAAASEAAGWSISVDPDDSLYAAGPDATLDLVRAVPEQARALLVLGHNPTVAYLAQLLSDGAGDPELVRQMALGFPPATAVLMTVGTTWADLDVAGARVVGFRGGRR
- a CDS encoding ABC transporter ATP-binding protein, which encodes MVAVLEFADVTVRRGTATLLDSVTWSVEEDERWVVLGPNGAGKTTLLQVAAAQMHPSGGVAGILEEVLGTVDVFELRTRIGLTSAALADRIPRDERVHDVVVSASYGVLGRWREVYETLDHDRAEMLLAEVGARHLTQRTFGTLSEGERKRVQIARALMTDPELLLFDEPAAGLDLGGREDLVSTLSALALDPDSPATVLVSHHVEEIPPGFTHALMLRQGRVVAQGPLDRVVTEEALSETYGMPLLLRAEDGRYAARRRPARRAG
- a CDS encoding NfeD family protein; this translates as MDWFREHAWETWLGVAVLLGVAEMFSLDLVLIMLAAGAVVGMLAAMLDLHVGIQVVAAAATSMAALLLLRPSLVGRLHGGPELRLGHTRLVGKQALVTEDITGTLVGRIRLDGEIWSALPYDDTLTIPAGATVEVLEIRGATALVHPIAQLEP
- a CDS encoding SPFH domain-containing protein is translated as MEFFFVLLALLVVFVVVVLAKTVRIVPQARAGIVERFGKYKQTLPAGLNIVVPFIDRVRYLIDLREQVVSFPPQPVITEDNLVVSIDTVIYFQVTDPVAATYEIANYIQAVEQLTMTTLRNIVGGMDLEETLTSREQINSGLRGVLDEATGRWGIRVGRVEIKGIDPPPSIKDSMEKQMRADRDKRAAILTAEGERQSAILTAEGSKQAAILSAEGDRESQILRAQAERESQILRAQGEGQAIQTVFQAIHDGRPDQSLLAYQYLQMMPKIAEGDANKVWIVPSEIGKALEGLGSTMTDMAGIPRDATPTKRVDMGPTEPQLPKSQTEASGSASKAVEEAIAAAQEASQTPTGGGAASSGGLAPGAPTGTRSEEPPAP
- a CDS encoding dodecin; translation: MSNRTYRVTEIVGTSPEGIDAAIRNGIERAGKTLRHIDWFEVTQVRGQAKDGEVEHFQVGLKIGFRLEDE
- a CDS encoding putative protein N(5)-glutamine methyltransferase, with the translated sequence MADVADAGARAEVAARLRSAGSVFAEEEADLLLAELDGDELELAIQDRVHGEPLEHILGWAEFAGLRVAVHPGVFVPRRRTELLLEQALAHLPRHGLLVELCCGSAALATAVAAGRADASVLASDLDRAAVDCARENLERYGGQVVTGDIASGVPEQLWGRVDVVVANAPYVPTRQLGLMPAEARLHEPVLALDGGPDGTRVQDRVVAAAVELLSPTGVVVVEASRSEAEQTAARMVWRGFIPDVVLDDDLDATCVVGRRSLPPDE
- the fabI gene encoding enoyl-ACP reductase FabI, with amino-acid sequence MGILEGKRILVAGVTMESSIGFATARVAQEQGATVLISNFGRALGITRRIAKRLPVTPPVLELDVTDPEHLAGLADQVREHVDGLDGVVHSIAYGNPETLLGGRFLEGPWDDVSQAVQVSAYSLKALAVATAPLMTRGSSLVGLTFDASTAWPAYDWMGVAKAALESTSRYLARDLGAEGIRCNLVAAGPLKTLAAKAIPGFEGLETAWKDRAPLGWDESDQEPTARAVVALLSDFFPATTGEIVHVDGGFHAMGL